From Pseudomonas putida, one genomic window encodes:
- the glpD gene encoding glycerol-3-phosphate dehydrogenase, with translation MSQPVSSQPLLADCYDLAVIGGGINGVGIAADAAGRGLKVFLCEKDDLAQHTSSASSKLIHGGLRYLEHYEFRLVREALAEREVLLAKAPHIVKPMRFVLPHRPHLRPAWMIRAGLFLYDHLGKRKRLGASRSLRFGPGYPLKPAITRGFEYADCAVDDARLVVVNAMAAREHGAHIRTRTRCLRAERVDGLWQVELQHADGSLQTIRARALVNAAGPWVARFIKDDLKLTAPYGIRLIQGSHLIVPRLYEGDHAYILQNEDQRIVFCIPYLDRFTLVGTTDREYSGDPAKVAITEQETGYLLDVVNAHFNHQLSAGDILHTYSGVRPLCNDESDNPSAVTRDYTLALSATQGEAPLLSVFGGKLTTYRKLAESAMAELKPFFSQMGQSWTASSALPGGEGMSTPQVLVDELLAQHPWLAVDIAKRWAVTYGSRTWQLLEGVNGPDDLGQAIGGGLFAREVDYLRDSEWAISAQDILWRRTKLGLFTSESEQRALADYLAQGDARSDAA, from the coding sequence GTGTCCCAGCCCGTTTCGTCCCAGCCCCTACTTGCCGATTGCTATGACCTTGCCGTGATCGGCGGGGGCATCAACGGCGTGGGCATTGCTGCCGACGCCGCCGGGCGTGGCCTGAAGGTCTTCCTCTGCGAGAAGGACGACTTGGCCCAGCACACCTCGTCGGCCAGCAGCAAGCTGATCCATGGCGGCCTGCGTTACCTGGAACACTATGAATTCCGCCTTGTGCGGGAGGCCCTGGCCGAGCGCGAAGTGCTGTTGGCCAAGGCACCGCACATCGTCAAACCGATGCGCTTCGTGCTGCCGCACCGCCCGCACCTGCGCCCGGCATGGATGATCCGTGCCGGCCTGTTCCTTTACGATCACCTGGGCAAACGCAAGCGTCTGGGTGCCTCGCGCAGCCTGCGCTTCGGCCCGGGTTACCCGCTCAAGCCAGCCATCACCCGCGGTTTCGAATATGCCGACTGCGCGGTCGACGACGCCCGCCTGGTGGTGGTCAACGCCATGGCTGCACGCGAACATGGCGCGCACATTCGTACCCGCACCCGCTGCCTGCGCGCAGAACGTGTCGACGGCCTGTGGCAGGTAGAGCTGCAGCACGCCGACGGCAGCCTGCAGACCATTCGCGCGCGCGCCTTGGTCAACGCCGCCGGTCCGTGGGTCGCCCGGTTCATCAAGGATGACCTCAAGCTCACTGCGCCGTACGGCATTCGACTGATCCAGGGCAGCCACCTCATCGTGCCGCGCCTGTACGAAGGGGATCATGCCTACATCCTGCAGAACGAGGACCAACGGATTGTATTCTGCATCCCGTACCTGGACCGCTTCACCCTGGTCGGCACCACCGATCGCGAATACAGCGGCGATCCCGCCAAGGTGGCGATCACCGAGCAGGAAACCGGCTATTTGCTCGACGTGGTCAACGCTCATTTCAATCATCAGTTGAGCGCCGGCGATATCCTGCACACCTACTCTGGCGTGCGTCCGCTGTGCAACGACGAATCGGACAACCCGTCGGCAGTCACCCGTGACTACACCCTGGCACTGTCGGCCACTCAGGGCGAGGCGCCGTTGCTGTCGGTGTTCGGCGGCAAACTGACCACGTACCGCAAGCTTGCCGAGTCGGCCATGGCAGAACTCAAGCCGTTCTTCAGCCAGATGGGCCAGAGCTGGACCGCCAGCTCTGCACTGCCCGGCGGGGAAGGCATGAGCACGCCTCAGGTACTGGTCGACGAACTGCTCGCCCAGCATCCATGGCTTGCCGTGGATATCGCCAAGCGCTGGGCCGTGACCTATGGCAGCCGCACCTGGCAGCTGCTGGAGGGGGTCAACGGCCCTGACGATCTTGGCCAGGCGATCGGCGGTGGCTTGTTCGCCCGTGAAGTCGATTACCTGCGCGATAGCGAGTGGGCCATCAGTGCCCAGGACATCCTCTGGCGGCGGACCAAGCTGGGTTTGTTCACCAGCGAGAGCGAGCAACGCGCATTGGCCGATTATCTTGCGCAAGGTGACGCTCGCAGCGACGCCGCCTGA
- the glpR gene encoding DNA-binding transcriptional repressor GlpR has translation MNLPPRQQQILELVRERGYVSIEEMAQLFVVTPQTIRRDINQLAELNLLRRYHGGAAYDSSIENTAYAMRADQMRDEKQRIADAVARQIPDHASLFINIGTTTESIARALLNHSHLKVITNNLHVAAILAAKDDFEVLVAGGTVRRDGGVVGQASVDFISQFKVDFALVGISGIDEDGSLLDFDYQEVRVSQAIIANARQVILAADSSKFGRNAMVRLGSISLVDCLVTDQPPSPALSELLNQNKIRLDVV, from the coding sequence ATGAATCTGCCCCCACGCCAACAACAAATCCTCGAGCTGGTCCGCGAACGCGGCTACGTCAGCATCGAGGAAATGGCGCAGTTATTCGTCGTCACTCCGCAAACCATCCGTCGCGACATCAATCAGCTCGCTGAGCTCAATCTGCTGCGCCGCTACCACGGTGGGGCAGCCTATGACTCGAGTATCGAGAACACGGCTTACGCCATGCGCGCTGACCAGATGCGTGACGAAAAACAGCGCATTGCCGATGCCGTGGCCCGGCAAATTCCCGATCATGCTTCGCTGTTCATCAATATCGGCACCACCACCGAGTCGATTGCCCGGGCGCTGCTCAACCACAGCCACTTGAAAGTCATCACCAATAACCTGCACGTGGCCGCGATCCTGGCAGCCAAGGATGATTTCGAAGTATTGGTAGCAGGTGGCACCGTACGCCGTGACGGTGGCGTGGTCGGCCAGGCCAGCGTCGACTTCATCAGCCAGTTCAAGGTCGACTTCGCTTTGGTCGGTATCAGCGGTATCGATGAAGACGGCAGCCTGCTGGATTTCGATTACCAAGAGGTACGCGTATCTCAGGCGATCATCGCCAACGCCCGTCAGGTCATCCTGGCGGCGGACTCCAGCAAATTCGGGCGTAACGCCATGGTCCGCCTGGGCTCGATCAGCCTGGTCGACTGCCTGGTGACCGACCAGCCGCCGTCGCCTGCATTGAGTGAATTGCTCAACCAGAACAAGATCCGCCTCGACGTGGTGTGA